The Apium graveolens cultivar Ventura chromosome 11, ASM990537v1, whole genome shotgun sequence genome has a window encoding:
- the LOC141695219 gene encoding two-component response regulator ORR21-like: MFKVLVVDDDATCLTVARACLRRYDYYEVVAVTHALEVLSLLDENRGEEKSYDLILADVHMPIIDGYELLRHDNKNFNIPVVLISADDKSEAMWKGHSHGAPAYLLKPIKIVDMKYLWQYSVLWKNKEKNSYKRFHHANVPKKICSYSGKKTNELVWSTNLHNRFVEAILILGPTKAVPKTVLEVMNVPLITREQVASHLQKFRKFMKKVLERETSLDNSNSWIDCTYYSGTIGGNPNVILLNKLQEMRCYGKMPDPIPASLPLPIFNETGGEEGAF, from the exons ATGTTTAAAGTATTGGTTGTAGACGACGATGCAACATGCTTGACTGTTGCGAGAGCCTGCCTTAGAAGATATGATTACTACGAAG TAGTTGCGGTGACTCATGCTTTAGAAGTGTTGAGTCTTCTAGATGAAAATCGCGGAGAAGAAAAATCATACGATCTGATTTTAGCCGACGTACACATGCCGATTATTGATGGATATGAGCTGTTACGACATGATAATAAGAACTTTAACATACCTGTAGTAC TTATATCAGCTGATGACAAGAGTGAGGCCATGTGGAAGGGACACAGTCATGGAGCCCCAGCTTACTTGTTAAAGCCGATAAAAATAGTGGACATGAAATACCTTTGGCAATATTCCGTATTGTGGAAGAACAAAGAAAAAAATTCTTATAAAAGATTTCATCATGCCAACGTACCAAAAAAAATTTGCTCATACTCTG GAAAGAAGACTAATGAACTTGTTTGGAGCACAAACCTCCACAATCGCTTCGTGGAAGCTATTTTAATCCTTGGCCCTACAA AGGCTGTTCCAAAAACTGTTTTGGAAGTAATGAATGTACCTTTAATAACACGGGAACAAGTGGCCAGCCACTTACAG AAGTTCAGAAAATTTATGAAAAAGGTTTTGGAAAGAGAGACAAGTCTTGACAATTCAAACTCCTGGATCGATTGCACTTATTACTCGGGAACTATAGGAGGAAATCCAAATGTGATTCTACTTAATAAACTTCAGGAAATGCGATGTTATGGTAAAATGCCAGATCCTATTCCAGCTTCATTGCCATTACCGATATTTAATGAAACTG GTGGGGAGGAGGGGGCCTTCTAG